The segment TGAGATCATCCGGCGCGGTACGCTCGACATTATTCCTGAAGAAGAGCTGTCCGCCAAATTGCAGAAAGGCAGGCCTCTGAATATCAAGTTTGGCGCTGATCCGTCCGCCCCTGACATCCATCTGGGACATGTTGTGGTGCTCAGGAAGCTCCGAGATTTTCAGCGGCTGGGTCACAAGATTGTCTTCCTGATCGGTGATTTCACCGGCATGATCGGCGACCCCACCGGCAAATCCGAGACCAGGAAACAGCTTTCTAAGGAAGAAGTATTGAGAAATGCCAAGACATACCAGGAGCAGATCGGGAAAATCCTGGACATCAATAAGATGGAGATCAGATTCAACAGCGAGTGGCTGTCGAAGATGAATTTCGAGGATGTGATCAGACTGGCGTCCAAGTATACGGTTGCAAGGATACTGGAGCGGGATGATTTCGCCAAGCGCTTTGCCGGTAATCTGCCGATCTCAATCCATGAATTTTTCTACCCGCTGATGCAGGGGTATGATTCCGTGGCCCTGAAGACTGACATTGAGATCGGAGGCAAGGACCAAACCTTCAATCTGCTGGTCGGCAGGGAATTGCAGCGGGAATATGGGGTGGAGCCTCAGGTCATCCTGACTATGCCTCTCCTGGAAGGGCTGGACGGGGTGCAGAAGATGAGCAAATCCCTGGGAAATTACATTGGAATCAACGAGCCGCCAGACAAAATATTCGGCAAGATCATGTCCATTTCAGACGAACTGATGCTTAAATATTTCAAATTACTGACTGAACTCCCGCTTCAGGAAATTGAACGGATGCCGGAAGATTTCAAATCCGGAGCCAGACATCCCCGCAGCGAAAAGAAAAGACTGGCCAGGCTGATTATCACTGACCTCCATTCTGAGTCAGTTGCGCAGGCTGCAGATGAGGAATTCGAGAATGTCTTCAAGAAAAACGAGCTGCCTGAAGATATACCGGATTTCAATTCACCCCGCAGTCAGAAGCTTTGCGTGATCCTGAAGGATTCCGGCCTGGTACCGTCAAACAGCGAGGGCAAGAGGCAGATTGTTCAGGGCGGAGTGAGGATCAACGGGCAGAAAGTGGCTGATCCTGAAATCGAAGTCAGTTTCAACAATGGTGACATCATCCAGATCGGGAAGCGGAAATTCGTAAGAATCAAAGTCAAGGAGTAAGCCATGAGTCTGACGGTTGTAGGTTCTGTAGCTCTGGACACAATAGGCACCCCTTCAGGAAAAGTCGAAAAAGTGGAAGGCGGTTCTGCTACTTACGCGTCTCTTGCGGCATCTTATTTCACAAAGCCCTGTCTGGTAGGAGTCGTGGGGACTGACACCTATGACAGATTCAGAAAAATATTCCAGAAAAGAGAAATCGTGATTGATGCGCTGATCAAGAAGGAGGGGCTGACATTTCACTGGGAAGGCGAGTACCAGGATGATCTGAACGATGCCATCACTCATTCCACCTGCCTGAATGTCTTCGCTGACTTTGACCCCAAACTCCCGGAAAATTACCTGAAAAATCCTGGAGTTTTCCTGGGAAACATATCTCCAAAGCTTCAGCTTTCAGTCTTGAAACAATGCCGGAAAAGCATGCTCAAAGCAGCGGACACCATGAACTACTGGATCTCCACAGTGATTGACCAGGTCTGGGAGGTAGTCCCTGAAGTGGACATCATGTTTATCAACAATAAAGAAGCCCTGACCCTGACAGGTGAAAAAAACCTGCACAGGGCAGCTGAGCGGATCATGGAGCGCGGCCTCCGCTATCTGGTGATCAAGAAGGGCGAATTCGGAGTCAATCTATACGGCGAAGGCAAACTTTTCTGCGCCCCTGCCTATCCTCTGACCGATGTTAAAGATCCTACCGGAGCAGGCGATTGTTTTGCAGGCGGATTTCTGGGATACCTATGCGAGAACCTGCCTATTACATTTCCGAAGCTCAAGAAGGCCTGCCTGTACGGCACTGTGATGTCCTCCCTGAACATAGAAGGTTTCAGCATTGAGAAGCTTCTGGACATCAAGCGGGAAACCATTGAAGAGAGATACCGGAAGCTCCTGGAAATCTGCGACACTGGAGATATCCAATGAAATAGTTTGTGGAGGAAAAAAATCAGTGGCAGAAGTGACTCCACCTTCGACTCCATCTACCCAGACTCCACCTTTTTTTTCCTGAAAATCATAGTTTTGGTATTGACAAAGGTTGAATATAAAATAAAATATTAAGAGCAAGCCGTTAATCGTTGCAAACTAATCATATTGATCAAACTAATCTGCTGCTTGCTGTTTTCAGGTTCGAACTTTCAGTGCACGAAAGAAATTAGAGGCTGATGAATTAGCCCGTATTTATGCAGAAATGCCGGTAATATCGGCGTCGGTTTAAGGAGGAGGGCGTTGTGGCTTACGATCACAGGCGATCATTAAATCATCTGGATTTCACCCAATCATTCGGGTCCAATTTTGTTTGGCTTACACACCTTTACCTGTCACAGTCGATTTCAAATCGACTAAGCTATTGAAAATAAATTCCTGGAGGATAAATGAACAACCGCCTGAAAATCATCTTCATAGCCATTCTCTTTTCTTTTGGATTGTATTTTTTCATCAAGCAGGTACTTGCAACGCGTGGCGGAACATTCAATACCTCACAAACACTGGTTGTTCAAGTTCCAGCGCCTCAGGACAGAATTAACCAAAAACCCATTGAGCAGCCGATCTCACAGACACAAGAAGTAGCTGCTACTCCACCTAATTCGCAAACAACTGAAGTTGTTGCTACAAGTGAAGTGGACATGACAAAAATCGTCTGGTCACGGGATTATCTGAAGAAATACCAGGGAAAGATTGATAACAGCATTTTGATCATGCTGAATGATCTACTCAAAACCGGAAAAGATAAAGGGTGGAAAGATTATACTAAATTCTGCGAATACATGGCTAACCATAATGATTCGGCTCTTGCTGATCTTCTACTGGAGATTTCCAAAGACCTTACAGTGGATTCTGGTATAAGAGGTTTTCTGTTGAATTACATCGTGTCGCCGGATCGACCGGAAGCTGTGAAACTTATTGCTGACCTGACAAACAGTTCCATTGATCAGCCAGTCAGGCAAGAGGCGATCAAAACACTGGGATTTCTTGGAGGTAAAAATGAAATTGCGAAGAAACGTCTTTTGGAAATATCTAATGATCCGAAAGACGAAAAGCGTGATCTGGCGATTTCTTTTCTAAGAAATTATGCAAGCGATGAATCCAGAAAAACTATCTACTCAATACTTGAAGATAAAAACGCTTCAGGAGAATCTCAACTCGCTGCAATTTATGCTCTAAGTTCCCATACTGGTGAGAAAGAGAGATCAATCGAGCTTTTGAAGAGAATTTTCTATGACATGAGCAATTCGGGAATGATTAGAGGACACGCTTTAAAATCTTTGAGTGTCATTGATCGTGATGTGACATTACCGATTCTGGAAAAATGCCTTGAGTCTGAAGAAGACGGGGTTGCACAAATGCTTGCTATACAATTGTCTGATAAATTCAGAAACCCCAGAGTTATAGATTTATTATTGGCCATTCTCCTAAAGAGTGAGCAGAATTTTAGTGTATCAACAGCAGCAGCGGTGTTAAGTGTTGACACAAAAGAACAAGCTGTCCTTGACAAAGTGCTTGAAAACTATCAACTGATGCGCGGCTGGAATGCATTTAATGCATTGGATTTAATCAAGAAATTTGGTTCAAAAAAAGCAATACCTATTCTCAGAGATAGGCTTGGGAATCCTAAAGACGATTTAGGTATAAAAAATGAAATAACTAAAACCATAAATTATCTGGAGGATTTGAGATGAAAAAAAGGCTTTTGCTTTTTTTACTTCTGGCAATTTTTACAGTTGCTTTTGCTGCACAACCGACAGACCCTGGTGAAATTGGCGATATAATCTTAAGAGACGGTATGGCCGGCTCACTCTTTGGTGTATCAAATCCCTGGAATTATGATGGCGTTGGTCATGATGCTATTTATATCGGATATTATTGGCCAGGGATAATTTCTTCGCCCCGCATATTTAACAATGAGGCAAACAAGGCGGATGGAATAATTGTTGAATCAATGTCGAATTTCGAACCCCATGCAATCAGGTCTAAAACCATTAGACCCGGGGAGACGGACTTAACTCTCAGGTACTTCAAAAGTATACCTGATCCTCATGGATACAATACTACCTATCGCGGATCGAATATGAGCACGTACTTCTTGGCTCCTTCCATACGGATGAAAATATGTGATTATGCAGTAAAAAAATCACTGAATTATCCAACATATTATTGGCTTTTTTCCATTCGTCCACTGGAAAAACCAGTTCGTTATGTGGACGAGAATCTTTTTGACGAATACGGCAATCGAGTTGATCCATATCCGGATAATGATTTTCTTGGTGATAGCGGCTGGGGAGAAGGAAATTACGTTAACAAGCTTGGCGAAGATGGAAGTTATCATTTCGGACTTGATTCAGATCAAAGTCTCAAAAGCCTAAACGTATTCAGTTGCGCATGGCTGGTGGAATTTGCCTATAAAAAGGCTTTTGGTTACGGAGCTGCTCTTGATGGTGGAAACTGTTCATCAATTACTAATGCTATTGGCGGTTGGACTAAAGGAATGCTGCATCCATGGGAACACTGGGAATGTAAGGCCAATAACAATGGCACTAATTATCGTGTGACAGAATCTGCCGCAGACCAACCCACAATAGGGATTAAGCGGAAGGATAAACTGATTTCAAAAGACGATTATGTTTCCTTTGATAAAGATACAGTGTTTACACTTGTTGCAAAAGACGGTGATCAAGGATCTGGGATCGGCAGAATCGATTTATTCATTGAAAACAAACAGCTGAAACTAAAATATGATGTTGGAGTAGTTGAATCCTCCGTAAATTTTAAAATAGACACATCGAATTATCCTAATGATCAAACCACATTCAAAGTAGAGGCTGTTGCCTATGATCTGGCCGGAAATAAAAGCGAAAGACTGATTTCATTTTTTATGTGCGGGACTAGGGTTGATGTCGGCTTCTGTCCCCCTGATCTCCAAGATGGCAAGGCTCCTGATGCTCAATGGAGTCTTGATGGTGGGATAACCTGGAAAAATGCAGGGACAGAATTTTTAAAACCAGGGGATTACACTCTGACTTTCAGAGATGTTCCTAACTATAAAACACCTCCTGAAAAGCAAATTACCGTATTGGATAACCCCGATAAGGTGCAGACTTATATTGTTGAATACGTTCCATACTACAAACTCTTTGTTAATATTTACCCTGAAACTGCTGTAGTAGCCGGTGCCCAATGGACATTTAATTATTTGAACCCCAAATTAGGAGCCAAATCAAAATCAAGTGCCATTCAGAAGTCTGGGACTTGGCTTCCCATGTATTATAACAGCGGAGAATACGTTCTGGTGGAGAAAGATGCTTTATTCACTATAGGTTTTAAAACAATTCAAGGCTGGCAAAAACCCGATGACATTACCATTACCTGGCCCATAAACTCAGATACAACTTTTAATGTATCTTACATGCCTGGAAGATTACTGACGGTGAAAATCGAACCAGAGGAAGCGAGAACGCAGGGTGCTTATTGGCTGTTAAACGAT is part of the Candidatus Wallbacteria bacterium genome and harbors:
- the tyrS gene encoding tyrosine--tRNA ligase; amino-acid sequence: MPNAAEQLEIIRRGTLDIIPEEELSAKLQKGRPLNIKFGADPSAPDIHLGHVVVLRKLRDFQRLGHKIVFLIGDFTGMIGDPTGKSETRKQLSKEEVLRNAKTYQEQIGKILDINKMEIRFNSEWLSKMNFEDVIRLASKYTVARILERDDFAKRFAGNLPISIHEFFYPLMQGYDSVALKTDIEIGGKDQTFNLLVGRELQREYGVEPQVILTMPLLEGLDGVQKMSKSLGNYIGINEPPDKIFGKIMSISDELMLKYFKLLTELPLQEIERMPEDFKSGARHPRSEKKRLARLIITDLHSESVAQAADEEFENVFKKNELPEDIPDFNSPRSQKLCVILKDSGLVPSNSEGKRQIVQGGVRINGQKVADPEIEVSFNNGDIIQIGKRKFVRIKVKE
- a CDS encoding PfkB family carbohydrate kinase gives rise to the protein MSLTVVGSVALDTIGTPSGKVEKVEGGSATYASLAASYFTKPCLVGVVGTDTYDRFRKIFQKREIVIDALIKKEGLTFHWEGEYQDDLNDAITHSTCLNVFADFDPKLPENYLKNPGVFLGNISPKLQLSVLKQCRKSMLKAADTMNYWISTVIDQVWEVVPEVDIMFINNKEALTLTGEKNLHRAAERIMERGLRYLVIKKGEFGVNLYGEGKLFCAPAYPLTDVKDPTGAGDCFAGGFLGYLCENLPITFPKLKKACLYGTVMSSLNIEGFSIEKLLDIKRETIEERYRKLLEICDTGDIQ